CCCCGCTATTACCAGGCAAAACAGCATGGCCGCCCAGATCCGCACCAAGCACTTCATAGCTATTTTGGGTTTGTAGTCACAATGTTCGCTATTACCGCGAGCCGTCCTGAAGGCCGAGATGCCCCCCATTCAGTATCGGTCGGTGCCTCCAGAAGTTTAACGGTTTTCCGCATCTACCTCTATGCACCGAAAGGTGGGGCTTGTTTGAACCCGGTAGGGACGTTCAACCTAAAAAAAAAGACGGGATGAAAGCAACCTTTCCGATTCGGATTCGTGCGTTGACGCTGCGCGTCCGCGACATAAACGTCCAGCGCACTTTTTACCATGAAGTGCTGGGTCTTCCTGTCTTGGAAGCAGCCACCGACCGGCTGGTCCTGGGCCCGGAAAGTGGTACGTTCACGTTGGAACTGTGGAGCGATCCATCAGCACCATTGCGTCCCTGGCCTTCGATTGGTCTCTACCATGTAGCTCTGCGCTTACCCGACCGGCAACATCTGGCCGCGGTTGCCAGACGTCTACTGACTCATCATGTCTTTTTTGAGGGCGCAGCCGATCATGCAGTCTCAGAAGCCCTCTACTTTCGGGATCCAGAGGGCAACGGGCTGGAGCTGTACGCAGACCGTCCGCCCGAAGCCTGGCCGCGTCAGGGACCGCTCATGATAACCGAGCCGCTGGATCTCGATGCTCTGCTGCGCAACGCCCGACCGGCCCCCTGCCCTCCAGAAGTGTGCATCGGTCATCTGCATCTGCACGTGCCCGACCTGGACAGCGCAGAGCAATTCTTTGCCGGCCGGCTGGGGATGGCCGTTACGCTACGTACCTATCCCGGGGCCCGCTTTTTTGCCTACGACGGTTACCACCATCATGTGGGTGCCAATATCTGGGCTCGTGGCCGCCGCGCTCCGGCTCATGCAACCGGACTCCTGGCCTACACGCTCCATGTCCCCCCTGCTATTGCCCGCACCCTTCCATCCTCCCTTCAGGATCCGGTCGGCGCTACTGTGCATGTACGGGCCGAGTAACGCGCAGCGCCTTAACTACGGGCCCGCTCGGCAGCCTGTCGGAGCGCTCGCCGCGTGAGCACGTGACACAGGTGGGCCCGGTACTCGGCCGTCGCTGCCAGATCACTGAGCAGGTCGTCGGGATCGACCAGATCCTCCAGAGCAGCGGTCAATGTTCGGTCGTCAATGGGACGACCTGTGAGTTGTTCTTCTGCGCGGGTTGCCCGGAAAGCTGCTGGCGCAGCCCCTGTAATGCCGATCCGCACTTCGGCACAGGTATCATCCGGAGCCAGCTTGACAAAGGCCGCGACCCCTACCACCGCATAGCGTGAGGCCGGGTTCGGAAATTTGAGATAGGCGGCACCACTGCGCGGCGGCATAGTCGGCACGCGCACGCGCGTAAGCATTTCACTCGGCCGAAGCGCCGTGGTAAAGAGCCCCTGAAAGAATTCACGGGCAGCAATCGTTCGACTGCCGTCCGGTCCTGTCGCCTCAATTTCGGCATCCAGTGCCAACATGACGGCCGGATAATCGGCAGCCGGATCGGCATGCGCCAGGCTTCCCCCGATTGTGCCCTTGTTACGTACCTGGGGATCGCCAATCAGGGCGGCTGCTTCGGGCAGCACCGGACACTTTTGTTTAAGCAACGTAGAAAACTCAATCATCCGGTGTGTAACCAGAGCGCCCAGCTCGATACGCCCGTCCTGCTCCCGGATTTCTGTCAGCTCCCGGATGCCGCCAATATCAATGAGCAGCTCCGGTGTACTCAAACGGAGCTTCATGAGCGGGATGAGGCTATGTCCGCCCGCAAGCAACTTGGCCTCGTCGCCGTGCGCTCGAAGCAGCGCGAGTGCTTCCTCGACTGTGCGCGCTTTTTTGTATTCAAAAGTTTGTGGAATCATGGCCGTACTGGTTGTTGAAGGTGATCAGGAAGCAGCTCCGTCGGTAGGCAGCCCCCGCATAGCCCGCCAGACACGCTCAGGCGTCAGCGGCATGGGTAGATCACGCACGCCCAAGTGATAAAGCGCATCGATGACGGCATTGACCACACAGGCCGTGGCCGCAATCGTCCCGGCTTCGCCAGCGCCCTTGGCTCCCAGCGGATTGTGGGGGCACGGGGTCTCCTGATGCCCGACCTCAAACGACGGCAGATCATCGGCCCGCGGCAAGGCATAGTCCAGGAGCGAGCCGGTCAACAGCTGACCACTGCCGCGGTCATAGACGGCTCCTTCGAGCAAAGCCTGTCCGACCCCCTGCGCCACTCCTCCGTGAATCTGACCTTCCACAATCATCGGGTTGATGATCCGTCCCACATCGTCCACGGCAAGATAGCGCAACAGCTTCACCTTACCGGTATCCGGATCGACCTCAACGACCGACAGATGCGCTCCAAACGGGAAGGTGAAGTTGGCCGGATCGTAGAAAGCATTTTCTTCCAGACCGGGCTCCAGATCCTCCGGATAGTCGTGGGGTACATAGGCCGTCAGCGCAATGTCGCCAAAGCTAATGGCCCGGTCGGTGCCTTTCACGATAAACTGGCCGTTTCGGAACTCCAGGTCTTCTTCAGCCACCTCGAGCTTATGCGCGGCAATCTTACGGGCTTTGGCCTTGATCTTTTCGAGCGCCCGATAGATGGCACTGCCTCCTGTAGCCAGACTGCGCGAGCCATACGTGCCCATTCCAAAAGGAATCTCGGCCGTATCGCCATGAACGACTTCCACATCCTCCAATGGGATACCCAGCTCGTGCGCTACGATCTGCGCAAACGTTGTCTCGTGTCCCTGGCCATGCGAATGCGTGCCGGTAAAGACCTGGACCTTACCGGTAGGCATGACGCGAATGGCTGCGCTTTCGTACAGTCCAGCCCGTACGCCAATGGCCCCGGCTACCTTCGAGGGAGCCAGCCCGCACGCTTCGATATAGCAGGACAGACCGATACCAATCAGCCGTCCTTCTTCGCGGGCTCGCTGCTGCTCTGCACGCAGTTTCTCGTAATCGGCCATCTCCAGCACTTTGTTGAGCGCCCCCTCGTAATTGCCGCTGTCGTACTGGAGCACCACTGGCGTCTGGTAGGGGAATTCATCGGGCTGGATGAAATTCCGTCGCCGCAATTCGGCCGGATCAATGCCCATTTCGTGGGCGGCCAGATCGACCAGCCGTTCTACTACATAGGTAGCCTCGGGACGTCCGGCCCCGCGATAGGCATCAACCGGCGTGGTATTCGTAAAGACACCTTTTACTTCGACATGGATGTTTGGCGTCTTGTACTGCCCTGCCAGCAATGTGCCGTAGAGCCAGGTAGGTACGCCGGGAGCAAACGTCGAAAGGTAGGCCCCCAGATTGGCGATCGTACGCACCCGCAGCCCTACGATGCGGCCGTCGCGATCGAAGCCCATCTCGGCTGTGGTAATGTGGTCACGACCGTGGGCATCAGTCATAAAGCTTTCACTACGGACGGCCGTCCACTTCACAGGGCGTCCCAGTTTGCGACTACTCCAGGCACAGATCACCTCTTCTGGGTAGTGAAAAATCTTCGAGCCAAAGCCCCCACCCACATCCGGGGAGATGACACGCACTTTGTGCTCGGGGATTTTCAGTACAAAAGCGCTCAGCAACAGCCGAATCAGATGCGGATTCTGCGACGAGGTGTAGAGCGTTAGCTCGTCACGGCCCGGATCGTAGTGGCCGATCGCCGAGCGGGGTTCGATAGCATTCGGAATAAGTCGCTGGTTGACAAACTCCAGCTTCGTGATGTGATGGGCTGCCGCCAGCGCCCGATCGGTAGCTTCGCGATCGCCCAGCTCCCAAACGTAACACAGGTTACCGGGCGCTTCGTCATGTACCAGTGGCGCTCCTTCTTTGAGAGCCTCGGCGGCGTCCACCACCGCCGGTAATTCCTCGTAGTCCACCTCTACCAGCTCAGCGGCATCACGGGCAGCTGCTTTCGTCTCAGCAATCACAACGGCCACCCCATCCCCCACATAGCGCACCTTATCAACTGCCAGCGCATAATGGGGCGGCTCTTTCATATCAGAACCAATTTGCCAGCCTGTGGGCAACGAATCCACCCCGTCGTCGAGCATATCCTTGCCCGTGAAGACCGCCACAACGCCCGGATGCTGGCGAGCCTTCTCGGTGTTAATCGCACGAATCCGCGCATGCGCATGCGGACTGCGTACAATCCAGGCATAGAGCATGCCTGGCAACACGATGTCGTCGGTATACCGCCCCTGCCCGGTTACAAAACGCCGATCCTCAACCCGGCGAATAGGGGCTCCAATATAAGTTCTGGCTTCCATCGTCTACGCTCGTTGTTTGGTTCATAGCGATGCGTCCATCAGGAAGCACCGGTGGGAGCTGTCTCGCCTCGTGGTACGACGGCCTCCCCACGCATACGGGCGGCTGCGTACTGAATAGCCCGTACAATGTTGTGATAGCCTGTACACCGACAGTAATTCCCCTCCAGCGCATGTCGGATCTCTGCCTCCGATGGATTCGGATTACGTTTGAGCAGGTCGGCCGCCGCCATGATGATCCCCGGCGTGCAAAAGCCACACTGCAAGCCGTGCTCCTGCCAGAACCCCTCCTGAAGCGGATGCAGCTGGCCATCCTGAGCCAGCCCTTCAATCGTGGTGATCTCACAGCCGTCGGCCTGCACCGCAAACATGGTGCAGGATTTGACAGCCTCGCCATTGACATGCACCGTGCAGGCGCCGCACTGGCTGGTGTCGCACCCCACATGCGTGCCCGTTAGTCCCAGCACGTCGCGGATCAGCTCAACCAGCAACATGCGGGGTTCGACCTCCACCTGATGCGTCTGCCCATTGACCGTCACCTGAATCGTATGCCGCATGACGCCACCTCCTGGTTTAACCAAGTGCTTGCACTGGATTGACTTTTTCTCGGATCTCACTCCGACCTTCATTGCTGATTAGTTAAAAATTTCCCAATCTTCAATCAAGAGGTAGCCCGCATTTTTGACTGCGTTACCAGTTTGTAACAATTTCCGGTGAGACAAAAAGCGTCTCTCTCGAAATCCCTCATCGGAACTGGACCACCTCCCACCGGTGGAAGATTTGCGTTGTTTAAGTGATCTCGTATCCGAACGCTGTCTCCGCCTCCATGCAACGGCTGCTGCACCGCGACGCTTTTCTGGCGCGCCTGCGCCAGACGGAATGCTGGGATATGATCGTGATCGGCGGAGGCGCCACGGGACTGGGCGTAGCACTGGATGCAGCTGTCCGGGGCTTTCGAACCGTCCTCTTCGAACAGCACGACTTCGGTAAAGGCACCTCAAGCCGAAGCACCAAGCTCATCCACGGCGGCGTGCGCTACCTGCGCGCAGGCGATCTGGGCCTGGTGCGCGAAGCGCTACGGGAACGCGGCCGACTGCGCCAAAACGCACCGCATCTGGTCTGGCCACGACGGTTTGTGGTGCCGTGCTACCGGTGGTGGGAACGGCCATTCTACGGTGCCGGCCTCTGGCTCTACGATCGCCTGGCCGGACAGGCCCGCTTGGGGACCACCCGCCGACTCGACACTGCCGAAACCCGTGCTCTGCTGCCAACCCTGCGGACCGACCAGCTACGAGGAGGCCTGACTTACCTCGATGGACAGTTCGACGATGCCCGCTTGCTCATACACCTGGCCTGGACAGCCGCCGAACACGGGGCCACCGTGCTCAACTACATGCCCGTCGAGGCACTTTTCGGCACGAAAAAGCGCCTGGAAGGCGTCGTCGTGCGGGATCGGGAATCAGGCGAACGCCTGCAGGTACGCGGTCGCGTGATCATCAATGCCACAGGTGTCTTCGCCGATGCCGTGCGTCGTCTGGACAACCCGGATGCGCTTCCCTTGATCGTACCCAGCCAAGGTATACATCTGGTGCTCCCTCGTCATTTTCTGCCTGGCGAAGCGGCCCTGCTTGTTCCACAGACCGACGACGGGCGCGTTCTCTTCGTGATTCCCTGGCATGGACAGGTACTGCTGGGGACTACCGACGTGCCGGTAGCCACCCCCACCCTGGAACCGCTGCCTACCGAAGACGAGATCACCTACCTGCTGAGGCATGCAGCACGTTATCTGGAGCCAGCCCCTACCCGCGCCGACATCCGGGCGGTTTTCGCCGGGCTGCGCCCGCTGGTACAGCAAGGCCGTCTACAGGACGACACAGCCCAGCTCTCGCGTGAGCACATCATCGTGACGTCGCGACGTGGGTTGGTCACCATCACCGGCGGCAAGTGGACTACCTATCGCCTCATGGCTGAAGAGACGGTGGACAGAGCGATCGAAGTGGCCGGTCTGCCTTACCGTCCTGCTTCCACAGCCACACTCCCCCTGCACGGAAGCACACTGCACGTCGACACTTCCGATCCCTGGCACCTGTACGGGAGCGATGCCCCCTATCTGCACCAGCTCATACGTGACGAACCTGAGCTGGCAACACCCTTGCATCCTCATCTGCCCTATCGGATGGTCGAAGTGGTCTGGGCTGTACGATACGAGATGGCCCGCACGCTCGAAGACGTGTTGGCACGACGCACGCGCGCGCTCTTTCTGGACGCAGCTGCCGCGCTCGAAGCAGCGCCAGCTGTAGCCAGGCGTATGGCTGTCGAACTCGGCCAATCTCATGCCTGGGTGGAAGACCAGCTCCGTGCCTTCGTCACATTGGTTCGCCGCTATGTGCCTACCTTACAGAAGGAAACAAGTTAGCCTTTTCCCCCATCTTACCCGGTACGCCTTCCTGCGCCAGACGCTTTACCCGATACGATATGCAGCGCTTTCTACCAGAGCCATGGTCTGGACACCATCATCGTGGGGAAAGCGTGTGCAGTGCCCCTGTTTCTGGAGCATTTCCTGATCCCTTTTCGCGCTGATATCTTTCCGGGTAGTTGGTGCCGCTTACCTGAATTCCAATGTGCCGGATAACACGACCTGCCCTCGCTCAGTGAGCCGAGCATCTTTTTTGTAGTCATGATACACTTCACCCGCATCCTGGAGGTCACTTAAGACCGTCAGATGCGACGCGTCCTCTTTAACCATGGCTGGCGAGGAGAGCTTCGATGCAAAAGAGCCGCGGATCAGACGTGGTTTCTCCACAGTGATCATGAGGCCCGAAAACCCAGCAGTCGCAGTCCATTGAGCGAGACGAGCACGGTGGAGCCCTCATGGCCGACAACAGCCAGGGGCAACGATAGTCCTCCAAGCAAAATAGCTCCGATCATCAGCCCCATGATACCAAAGGCTATCGTGAAGTTCATCAACAGTGTGCGACGCGTGGCCCGGCTGAGGGCCAGCACATAGGGAAGCTGGCGCAGGTCGTCGCGCATGAGCACAACGTCGGCTGTCTCCAGCGCCACATCGGTGCCGGCACCTCCCATGGCTATGCCCACCGTAGCTGCTGCCAGCGCTGGTGCATCGTTCACACCGTCCCCTACCATCGCCGCTGCTCCGTAGCGATCGACCAACCCCTTCACATGGGCCACCTTTTGGGCCGGAAGCAGCTCAGCCTGTACCGCATCGACGCCTGCCTTGCGTCCGATCGCCTCGGCTACATACTGATTGTCGCCTGTCAGCAGCACCACGTGTTTGATCCCCAGCCGACGCAGCTGGCGAATGACCGCGTCGGCGCCTGGACGTAACCGGTCGGCAAAGGCCAGCCAACCCAGCACTTCACGCTGGCCATCGCGTTCCTGTGCGACCAGAACGGCCGTCTGGCCTTGCTGCGCCAGCATTTCAACAGCCGTCTGGCCCTCATTGAATCCCCGAGCCTCCCGCCACCGCGTTGCCTCGAAGTAACGCAGATTGCCCACGTGCACGGTAGTCCCTCCAACCACAGCCCGCACACCCTTACCGACTACCGCCTGAAAACTACTGGCCTCCGGAATCGGCAATCCGCGCGCTCGAGCGGCCTCAATCGTAGCCCGTGCCAGGTGGTGCTCGGAGCGTTGCTGCACAGCAGCTGCCAGCTGCAGCAGCACCTCTTCAGACAGTCCTGTACCCTTCCGCACGCCTATCTGCACAAGACGTGTACGACCCTCAGTGAGTGTACCGGTCTTGTCGAAGGCAATGGCCTGCACACGAGCCAGCGCTTCCACATAAACCCCACCCTTAAAAAGCACACCACGCCGGGCACCGGCTGCAATGGCCGAAAGCACAGCCGCCGGGGTAGAGATCACAACGGCACAGGGCGAAGCTGCGACCATAAGTGTCATGGCCCGATAAAAGGCCTGCGCGAACGGCTCACCCAGCAACACGGTCGGGATCACAATAGCCAACGCTGTCATGGCCAGTACCCCCAGCGCGTAAGGCTGTTCGAGCCGATCAATGAGCCGCTGCGTGACGGCTTTTTCGCTCTGCGCCCGCTCGACCAGCTCAATCATGCGGGCCAGCGTCGAGGCCGAAGCCGGACGCGTCACGCGTACCTCCAGGCTCCCCGTCGTGTTGATTGTACCTGCAAATACTTCCTGTCCCGGTCCCTTATCCACCGGCATCGACTCACCCGTAATGGAACTTTCGTCCAGTGCACTTTCACCCCGAACGATGATCCCATCAAGCGGCACGCGATCGCCCGGCCGCAACACAAAGATCTCACCTACCTGGACCTCTTCAACCGGCAGCTCGATCTCCTGTCCATCGCGCAACACACGCGCCCGATCCGGACGCAGCTGCATGAGCGCCTGAATGGCCCGACGCGAACGGCCAATAGCGTAATGCTGCAGCAAATTCGACAGCGAAAACAAAAAAAGT
The sequence above is a segment of the Rhodothermus sp. genome. Coding sequences within it:
- a CDS encoding heavy metal translocating P-type ATPase translates to MAKDWRIAAQEKACAELVEQSAAGVDGLVQVVVDPSAERLILTYDRTKLSAVEAERMARQLAAAFEERPAHCTLYVQQQGGRSCEACALSLERRLQALPGVRKAHVSFRGGVLHILYDAAQTSPEELARVVERLGVRTLPSKPEVTWQVWFKGTRREALFVALTLVGLITGWLAGRLGAPIVAAVAYAVAYVFGGWDGLRNGIDALRHRTVDVDLLMVLAALGALAIGAPAEGATLLFLFSLSNLLQHYAIGRSRRAIQALMQLRPDRARVLRDGQEIELPVEEVQVGEIFVLRPGDRVPLDGIIVRGESALDESSITGESMPVDKGPGQEVFAGTINTTGSLEVRVTRPASASTLARMIELVERAQSEKAVTQRLIDRLEQPYALGVLAMTALAIVIPTVLLGEPFAQAFYRAMTLMVAASPCAVVISTPAAVLSAIAAGARRGVLFKGGVYVEALARVQAIAFDKTGTLTEGRTRLVQIGVRKGTGLSEEVLLQLAAAVQQRSEHHLARATIEAARARGLPIPEASSFQAVVGKGVRAVVGGTTVHVGNLRYFEATRWREARGFNEGQTAVEMLAQQGQTAVLVAQERDGQREVLGWLAFADRLRPGADAVIRQLRRLGIKHVVLLTGDNQYVAEAIGRKAGVDAVQAELLPAQKVAHVKGLVDRYGAAAMVGDGVNDAPALAAATVGIAMGGAGTDVALETADVVLMRDDLRQLPYVLALSRATRRTLLMNFTIAFGIMGLMIGAILLGGLSLPLAVVGHEGSTVLVSLNGLRLLGFRAS
- a CDS encoding VOC family protein, with protein sequence MKATFPIRIRALTLRVRDINVQRTFYHEVLGLPVLEAATDRLVLGPESGTFTLELWSDPSAPLRPWPSIGLYHVALRLPDRQHLAAVARRLLTHHVFFEGAADHAVSEALYFRDPEGNGLELYADRPPEAWPRQGPLMITEPLDLDALLRNARPAPCPPEVCIGHLHLHVPDLDSAEQFFAGRLGMAVTLRTYPGARFFAYDGYHHHVGANIWARGRRAPAHATGLLAYTLHVPPAIARTLPSSLQDPVGATVHVRAE
- a CDS encoding glycerol-3-phosphate dehydrogenase/oxidase gives rise to the protein MQRLLHRDAFLARLRQTECWDMIVIGGGATGLGVALDAAVRGFRTVLFEQHDFGKGTSSRSTKLIHGGVRYLRAGDLGLVREALRERGRLRQNAPHLVWPRRFVVPCYRWWERPFYGAGLWLYDRLAGQARLGTTRRLDTAETRALLPTLRTDQLRGGLTYLDGQFDDARLLIHLAWTAAEHGATVLNYMPVEALFGTKKRLEGVVVRDRESGERLQVRGRVIINATGVFADAVRRLDNPDALPLIVPSQGIHLVLPRHFLPGEAALLVPQTDDGRVLFVIPWHGQVLLGTTDVPVATPTLEPLPTEDEITYLLRHAARYLEPAPTRADIRAVFAGLRPLVQQGRLQDDTAQLSREHIIVTSRRGLVTITGGKWTTYRLMAEETVDRAIEVAGLPYRPASTATLPLHGSTLHVDTSDPWHLYGSDAPYLHQLIRDEPELATPLHPHLPYRMVEVVWAVRYEMARTLEDVLARRTRALFLDAAAALEAAPAVARRMAVELGQSHAWVEDQLRAFVTLVRRYVPTLQKETS
- a CDS encoding xanthine dehydrogenase family protein molybdopterin-binding subunit produces the protein MEARTYIGAPIRRVEDRRFVTGQGRYTDDIVLPGMLYAWIVRSPHAHARIRAINTEKARQHPGVVAVFTGKDMLDDGVDSLPTGWQIGSDMKEPPHYALAVDKVRYVGDGVAVVIAETKAAARDAAELVEVDYEELPAVVDAAEALKEGAPLVHDEAPGNLCYVWELGDREATDRALAAAHHITKLEFVNQRLIPNAIEPRSAIGHYDPGRDELTLYTSSQNPHLIRLLLSAFVLKIPEHKVRVISPDVGGGFGSKIFHYPEEVICAWSSRKLGRPVKWTAVRSESFMTDAHGRDHITTAEMGFDRDGRIVGLRVRTIANLGAYLSTFAPGVPTWLYGTLLAGQYKTPNIHVEVKGVFTNTTPVDAYRGAGRPEATYVVERLVDLAAHEMGIDPAELRRRNFIQPDEFPYQTPVVLQYDSGNYEGALNKVLEMADYEKLRAEQQRAREEGRLIGIGLSCYIEACGLAPSKVAGAIGVRAGLYESAAIRVMPTGKVQVFTGTHSHGQGHETTFAQIVAHELGIPLEDVEVVHGDTAEIPFGMGTYGSRSLATGGSAIYRALEKIKAKARKIAAHKLEVAEEDLEFRNGQFIVKGTDRAISFGDIALTAYVPHDYPEDLEPGLEENAFYDPANFTFPFGAHLSVVEVDPDTGKVKLLRYLAVDDVGRIINPMIVEGQIHGGVAQGVGQALLEGAVYDRGSGQLLTGSLLDYALPRADDLPSFEVGHQETPCPHNPLGAKGAGEAGTIAATACVVNAVIDALYHLGVRDLPMPLTPERVWRAMRGLPTDGAAS
- a CDS encoding xanthine dehydrogenase family protein subunit M, giving the protein MIPQTFEYKKARTVEEALALLRAHGDEAKLLAGGHSLIPLMKLRLSTPELLIDIGGIRELTEIREQDGRIELGALVTHRMIEFSTLLKQKCPVLPEAAALIGDPQVRNKGTIGGSLAHADPAADYPAVMLALDAEIEATGPDGSRTIAAREFFQGLFTTALRPSEMLTRVRVPTMPPRSGAAYLKFPNPASRYAVVGVAAFVKLAPDDTCAEVRIGITGAAPAAFRATRAEEQLTGRPIDDRTLTAALEDLVDPDDLLSDLAATAEYRAHLCHVLTRRALRQAAERARS
- a CDS encoding (2Fe-2S)-binding protein, with amino-acid sequence MRHTIQVTVNGQTHQVEVEPRMLLVELIRDVLGLTGTHVGCDTSQCGACTVHVNGEAVKSCTMFAVQADGCEITTIEGLAQDGQLHPLQEGFWQEHGLQCGFCTPGIIMAAADLLKRNPNPSEAEIRHALEGNYCRCTGYHNIVRAIQYAAARMRGEAVVPRGETAPTGAS